One window of Sinorhizobium numidicum genomic DNA carries:
- a CDS encoding MBL fold metallo-hydrolase, which produces MTTRRSVLKGTLSLMLAATAMTTLAPLGAVAKAPQIKSQAPGYYRIMLGDFEITALSDGTVKFPVESFYVGPKDEIAALLNKAFLESPVELSINAFLVNTNDRLVLIDSGSGGFFGPTLGKLVPNLVAAGYQPEQIDDVILTHAHVDHLGGLVAGEKIVFPNATVHLNQRDADFWLSSANRDAAPEAKKDFFSMAVQALAPYRDAGRLKTFADGTEPVPGFKTILRAGHTPGHSAVAIESKGQKLVFWGDITHGDVVQFDEPDVTIGFDEDPAAAASARDAAFAEAVKEGYLVAGAHTRFPGIGHVGTDSDNFDWVPLNYSATL; this is translated from the coding sequence ATGACCACTCGCAGATCGGTACTCAAGGGAACGCTGTCCCTCATGCTGGCCGCCACGGCCATGACGACGCTCGCGCCGCTCGGCGCGGTCGCGAAGGCGCCGCAAATCAAGTCGCAGGCTCCGGGCTACTATCGCATCATGCTGGGCGACTTCGAGATCACCGCGCTTTCCGACGGAACGGTCAAGTTCCCAGTCGAATCGTTTTATGTCGGCCCCAAGGACGAGATTGCTGCGCTGCTCAACAAGGCATTCCTCGAGTCGCCGGTCGAGCTGTCGATCAATGCCTTTCTGGTCAACACGAATGACCGGCTGGTGCTTATCGATTCCGGCAGCGGTGGCTTCTTCGGCCCGACACTCGGCAAGCTCGTTCCCAACCTCGTCGCCGCCGGCTACCAGCCGGAGCAGATCGACGACGTCATCCTCACCCATGCCCATGTGGATCACCTGGGCGGCCTCGTTGCCGGGGAAAAGATCGTCTTTCCCAACGCGACGGTTCACCTGAACCAGCGCGATGCCGATTTCTGGCTGAGCTCTGCCAACCGCGACGCCGCACCGGAGGCGAAAAAGGACTTCTTCTCGATGGCCGTGCAGGCGCTTGCGCCTTACCGCGACGCCGGCCGGCTGAAAACCTTTGCCGACGGGACCGAGCCGGTGCCGGGCTTCAAGACGATCCTGCGTGCCGGCCATACTCCCGGCCATAGCGCGGTCGCCATCGAGAGCAAGGGCCAGAAGCTCGTATTCTGGGGCGACATCACCCACGGCGATGTCGTGCAGTTTGACGAGCCGGACGTGACGATCGGCTTCGACGAGGACCCGGCCGCGGCTGCAAGCGCGCGCGATGCTGCCTTCGCTGAGGCGGTCAAGGAGGGATACCTCGTTGCCGGCGCGCATACGCGTTTCCCCGGCATCGGCCATGTCGGCACGGACAGCGACAACTTCGATTGGGTACCGCTGAACTATAGCGCGACGCTCTGA
- a CDS encoding PLP-dependent aminotransferase family protein yields MKKNGASLSWVPALRKASGPLYLAIADEIAADIAAGRLQDGARLPPQRALAAALSIDFTTISRAYNEARRRGLIEGRVGQGTYVRARRGSAGGSSSGGLVDMSMNLPPLFDDPALATRMWDDIGALQDEQGLGLLMRYQAAGGARRDRVAGANWLKPRLGDIPADRVLVCPGAQGALLATLSVLAAGGGSICAEALTYPGLRSLAAHLGIEVLGVAMDEKGLLPDAFEAVCLARRPKALYCNPTLHNPTSATLPLERREAIVAIARRHGVAIIEDDAYGALPASPLPPLAALAPDLVYHVAGLAKCLSPALRIAYLVVPDSTRSVRLESAVRATAGMASPLSAAIATCWIENGTAEAVLAAIRTETGVRQQIAAESLPATHLLADREGFHLWLKLPLEWARGEFTARLWTAGIAVVASDAFALSAPPEAVRLGLGAAETRTELQRSLRVIADLLAQSPAALNLVI; encoded by the coding sequence ATGAAGAAGAATGGCGCGAGCCTTTCCTGGGTGCCCGCGCTTCGCAAGGCGAGCGGACCGCTCTATCTGGCGATCGCCGACGAGATCGCCGCAGACATTGCGGCCGGACGGCTACAGGATGGAGCACGCCTGCCGCCGCAGCGGGCGCTTGCGGCTGCACTCAGCATCGATTTCACCACCATCAGCCGTGCCTATAACGAAGCGCGCCGCCGCGGGTTGATCGAGGGCCGGGTCGGGCAGGGCACCTATGTGAGGGCGCGCCGCGGGAGCGCCGGCGGATCATCCTCGGGCGGGCTCGTCGACATGAGCATGAACCTGCCGCCGCTTTTCGATGATCCGGCGCTTGCAACGAGGATGTGGGACGACATCGGCGCCTTGCAGGACGAACAGGGCTTAGGCCTGCTGATGCGCTATCAGGCGGCTGGCGGCGCCCGGCGGGACAGGGTTGCGGGCGCCAACTGGCTAAAGCCGCGGCTCGGCGATATCCCGGCCGACCGGGTGCTGGTCTGTCCGGGAGCGCAAGGGGCGCTGCTTGCGACCCTTAGCGTGCTTGCGGCGGGGGGCGGCAGCATCTGCGCCGAGGCGCTGACCTATCCGGGTCTCCGGTCACTTGCCGCCCATCTCGGCATTGAAGTCCTCGGCGTTGCGATGGACGAGAAGGGCCTCCTGCCCGACGCGTTCGAGGCGGTCTGCCTCGCGCGTCGGCCAAAGGCGCTTTACTGCAATCCGACGCTTCACAATCCGACCTCTGCGACGCTGCCGCTGGAGCGCCGGGAGGCGATCGTGGCAATCGCCCGCAGGCACGGCGTCGCGATCATCGAGGACGATGCCTATGGCGCGCTGCCGGCGAGCCCGCTGCCGCCGCTCGCCGCGCTTGCCCCCGATCTCGTCTATCACGTAGCCGGCCTTGCCAAGTGCCTGTCGCCGGCGCTTCGGATCGCCTATCTCGTCGTGCCGGACTCCACGAGGTCCGTTCGCCTCGAGAGCGCGGTTCGCGCCACCGCCGGAATGGCCTCGCCGCTTTCGGCGGCAATTGCCACGTGCTGGATCGAGAATGGTACGGCGGAGGCGGTGCTCGCCGCCATTCGCACCGAAACCGGCGTGCGCCAGCAGATCGCGGCCGAGAGCCTGCCCGCAACTCACCTCCTTGCTGATCGCGAGGGCTTTCACCTCTGGCTCAAGCTGCCGCTTGAGTGGGCGCGCGGCGAGTTCACGGCCCGGCTGTGGACAGCCGGAATCGCCGTCGTCGCAAGCGATGCCTTCGCGCTTTCTGCTCCGCCCGAGGCGGTGCGGCTAGGTCTCGGCGCCGCGGAGACGCGGACCGAGCTGCAGCGCAGCCTCCGTGTCATTGCCGACCTGCTCGCTCAGTCGCCGGCTGCGTTGAACCTTGTAATTTAA
- a CDS encoding MerR family transcriptional regulator — MSQDSRKHAGLGEAPDPVGFLPRLSIPYHGSQDRLAIAEMAEAFGVTHRTLHFYEEKGLLRAARLGPMRVYGEAHIRRMAVINACREIDMPIAAIQELMAALNEAESQAEADRLFLAALQSRRRELAAQQSILRRQMQRIAELLESGSADDDDDPIAAAGNVHLSPIEAECLGFMAEGYPAARIARLMDMELTAALTLESGIIRKFDAHNRFQAVAKAGLAGMIASE; from the coding sequence ATGTCGCAGGATTCAAGGAAGCACGCCGGCCTCGGGGAAGCGCCTGACCCTGTCGGCTTTCTGCCGAGGCTGTCGATTCCTTACCATGGCTCGCAGGACCGGCTCGCGATTGCCGAGATGGCGGAGGCCTTCGGCGTGACCCACCGCACGCTTCATTTCTACGAGGAGAAGGGGTTGCTGCGGGCAGCGCGCCTCGGGCCGATGCGCGTCTACGGCGAGGCACATATCCGCCGCATGGCGGTGATCAATGCCTGCCGGGAAATCGACATGCCGATCGCCGCGATCCAGGAACTGATGGCGGCCCTTAACGAGGCGGAAAGCCAGGCGGAGGCCGACCGCCTGTTTCTTGCCGCGCTGCAGTCGCGCCGCCGCGAGCTCGCCGCGCAACAATCCATCCTGCGCCGGCAGATGCAGCGGATCGCCGAGCTCCTGGAATCCGGATCGGCCGATGACGACGATGATCCGATCGCTGCCGCCGGGAATGTTCACCTCTCGCCGATCGAAGCCGAATGCCTCGGCTTCATGGCCGAAGGCTACCCCGCCGCGCGCATCGCTCGACTGATGGACATGGAACTGACCGCCGCGCTGACGCTCGAATCCGGCATCATCCGCAAATTCGATGCCCACAACCGCTTCCAGGCCGTCGCCAAGGCCGGGCTGGCGGGCATGATCGCATCGGAATAG
- a CDS encoding pyridoxine 5'-phosphate synthase, whose protein sequence is MPAKLSVNLNAVAMLRNRRDLPWPSVTGLGRIALQAGASGLTVHPRPDQRHIRFSDLQPIRDLIDDEFPEAEFNMEGFPNEAFLELVERHEPEQVTLVPDDPAQATSDHGWDFRKNHNLLGNVVGRLKKKGFRVSLFADGDPNPEALKIARETGADRIELYTGPYGGCYDDQEKAERIAAELGRTAEIAIGLGLAVNAGHDLTVANLPLLASHIPALAEVSIGHGLTADALEYGMAETVRRFRRACGEAV, encoded by the coding sequence ATGCCGGCAAAACTGTCCGTGAATCTCAATGCTGTCGCAATGCTGCGCAACCGGCGCGACCTTCCCTGGCCGTCCGTAACCGGTCTCGGCCGCATCGCGCTTCAGGCGGGGGCGAGCGGGCTGACCGTCCACCCGCGCCCCGACCAGCGCCACATCCGCTTTTCCGACCTCCAGCCGATCCGCGACCTCATCGACGATGAATTTCCCGAAGCGGAATTCAATATGGAGGGTTTTCCGAACGAGGCGTTTCTGGAGCTTGTCGAGCGGCACGAGCCGGAGCAGGTGACGCTGGTGCCGGACGATCCGGCGCAGGCGACTTCCGATCACGGCTGGGACTTCCGCAAGAACCACAATCTGCTCGGCAATGTGGTCGGACGGCTCAAGAAAAAGGGTTTTCGTGTATCGCTCTTCGCCGATGGCGATCCGAACCCGGAAGCGCTCAAGATTGCGAGGGAGACCGGTGCGGACCGGATCGAGCTTTACACCGGGCCCTATGGCGGCTGCTACGACGATCAGGAAAAGGCCGAGCGGATCGCCGCCGAACTCGGACGTACGGCGGAGATCGCGATCGGGCTCGGCCTTGCCGTGAATGCCGGCCATGACTTGACGGTTGCCAATCTGCCGCTCTTGGCCAGCCACATCCCGGCGCTTGCCGAAGTCTCGATCGGCCATGGCCTGACGGCCGATGCGCTCGAATACGGCATGGCCGAAACGGTACGCCGCTTCCGCCGTGCCTGCGGCGAGGCGGTGTAG
- a CDS encoding DUF899 family protein yields the protein MTTQATLTPAKELAAKNRARFPNESAEYRQARNALLAEEIELRRHIERVAERRRQLPPGGEVTKDYRFEGENGPVALADLFGDKDTLIIYSYMFGPEREKPCPMCTSLMASWEGKVPDIEQRVALAMVARSPIERLVAAKKARGWRQLKVYSDSDGSFTRDYVSADDADVPAYTVFTRRDGTIRHFWSAEMSSEMADPGQDPRDAPDPDPLWTLLDTTPEGRGANWYPKLEYPSAG from the coding sequence ATGACAACGCAAGCCACACTCACGCCCGCAAAGGAACTGGCGGCAAAGAATCGCGCCCGCTTTCCCAATGAGAGCGCCGAGTATCGACAGGCGCGCAACGCGCTTCTTGCCGAGGAGATCGAACTCAGACGCCACATCGAGCGGGTGGCGGAACGGCGCCGGCAATTGCCGCCGGGCGGTGAAGTGACGAAAGATTACCGGTTCGAAGGCGAAAACGGGCCGGTTGCCCTTGCCGATCTCTTCGGCGACAAGGACACGCTGATCATCTACAGCTACATGTTCGGCCCTGAGCGCGAGAAGCCCTGCCCCATGTGCACCTCACTGATGGCATCCTGGGAAGGCAAGGTGCCGGACATCGAGCAACGCGTGGCGCTTGCCATGGTCGCCCGCTCGCCGATCGAGCGGCTGGTCGCGGCCAAGAAGGCGCGAGGCTGGAGGCAGTTGAAGGTCTACTCCGACAGCGACGGCAGCTTTACGCGCGACTATGTCAGCGCCGACGATGCCGACGTTCCCGCCTACACGGTCTTTACCCGCCGGGACGGCACGATCCGGCATTTCTGGAGCGCCGAAATGAGCAGCGAGATGGCCGATCCCGGACAAGACCCCCGCGACGCGCCGGATCCGGACCCGCTATGGACCCTGCTCGACACCACGCCCGAAGGCCGCGGCGCCAACTGGTATCCAAAACTCGAATATCCCAGCGCCGGCTAG